Proteins encoded within one genomic window of Polaribacter sp. NJDZ03:
- a CDS encoding ATP-binding protein, whose protein sequence is MSNVKNWLNYYKNSLTDSENLAVDISRIKNLFHQNYCDLSKATISAKNAEEMLDVEEKRINRLKGVTKKESDNWHKVFDAEVIIAPFQLDFQSDDPNFKQKTIHPFWITARVNRLGQLSAPREIFPLIVRNYLAPVAEVGNDFIFSSIETIAEARDLEEPEVEEEEELDWASYWEYISLVFSEITGIGIEDYRAEGYKTNNKVTYFARSSKISAAKSILFLYENLINETEELPLISKIINPRNRERRDPITDKGFLDYNHLHLGQMSNEFPLSISQRKTLLSYLTAEENGITAVNGPPGTGKTTLLQSLVATEVVRAAINGEEAPVILACSTNNQAVTNIIDSFINSKSTMGNLAERWIPGFNGYATYLPSSSKSEKSLKDINYLKGNMFGNEGTLCDLENENYLHDAKNFFYSRYLDYFGFGANSLEDICNHLQEEISVIEDNLMEGVQISQNYLSSIEKVNNLLLDKENHIKKNVIKISKLQEWRDIIVKIKALAKEGNFINEIKRYFKADSEENTNNPEHLFIVNKETLADDKTALTFIKKCIADLNLALSSNLKLKNWKHLNEITGYPFISEEQMWEFEYEKMESKDKTHRFFYDEIDLSLRHKAFLLATHYWEARWILETEDVLENETEKGTGEKTVIAKWKRRAMLTPCFVATLYTAPTHFLFSQFQGENENGKPIFEYLPLFNFLDLLIIDEAGQVTPEVSIPIFSLAQKAIVVGDLKQIEPIWSIPPKIDYGNLTNQNIVTDHSQKEYLNNIGFLASSGSIMKMAQNACEYETPLVSKKENGLLLLEHRRCNDEIIGFCNELAYDGILKPMKGKAHKDQIFASMMAYHVEGVSERKFNSRHNMNEVKAIILWINRHKEDIQKAYNVVNIESVLGIITPFASQKTELSKALVQSGFKVNDIKLGTVHALQGAERNIVLFSSVYSNQDEGVLFFDRDNKPNMLNVAVSRARDSFILFGDTRIFDETKNTPSGILKKHLNMFEMPT, encoded by the coding sequence ATGAGCAACGTAAAAAACTGGTTAAATTATTATAAAAACAGTTTAACAGACAGTGAAAACTTAGCGGTAGACATCTCTAGAATTAAAAATTTATTTCATCAAAATTATTGCGATTTAAGCAAAGCAACCATTAGTGCTAAAAATGCTGAAGAGATGCTTGATGTAGAAGAGAAGAGAATTAATAGGTTAAAAGGAGTTACTAAAAAAGAGAGCGATAATTGGCATAAGGTATTTGATGCCGAGGTAATTATAGCACCTTTTCAGTTAGATTTTCAATCTGATGATCCTAATTTTAAACAAAAAACAATTCATCCCTTTTGGATCACGGCAAGAGTAAACCGTTTAGGCCAATTATCTGCACCAAGAGAAATATTTCCATTAATAGTTCGTAATTATTTAGCGCCTGTTGCAGAAGTTGGTAACGATTTTATTTTTTCATCCATAGAAACAATCGCAGAAGCTAGAGATTTAGAAGAACCAGAAGTAGAGGAGGAGGAAGAATTAGATTGGGCTTCTTATTGGGAATATATTAGTTTAGTTTTTTCAGAAATTACGGGTATTGGTATAGAAGATTATAGGGCAGAAGGATATAAAACCAATAACAAAGTCACTTATTTTGCACGAAGTTCTAAAATATCAGCAGCAAAAAGTATTCTGTTTCTGTATGAGAATTTAATAAATGAAACAGAAGAACTTCCCTTAATTTCAAAAATAATAAACCCAAGAAATAGAGAGCGAAGAGATCCTATTACCGATAAAGGCTTTTTAGATTACAACCATTTACATTTAGGGCAAATGTCTAACGAATTTCCACTTTCTATAAGTCAACGTAAAACCTTGTTATCTTATTTAACCGCAGAAGAAAATGGAATTACTGCTGTAAACGGACCTCCAGGAACCGGAAAAACCACTTTATTGCAAAGTTTGGTGGCTACAGAAGTGGTGCGGGCTGCAATTAATGGAGAAGAAGCTCCGGTAATTTTGGCATGTTCCACAAATAACCAGGCGGTAACCAACATTATAGATAGTTTTATAAACTCTAAAAGTACCATGGGTAATTTAGCAGAACGCTGGATTCCTGGTTTTAATGGCTATGCCACGTATTTACCATCGAGCTCTAAAAGTGAAAAATCTTTAAAAGATATCAATTACTTAAAAGGGAATATGTTTGGTAATGAAGGTACTTTGTGCGATTTAGAAAACGAAAATTACCTGCATGATGCCAAGAATTTCTTTTATAGTAGATATCTAGATTATTTTGGTTTCGGCGCAAACTCATTAGAAGATATCTGTAATCATCTACAAGAAGAAATTTCTGTGATAGAAGATAATTTAATGGAGGGCGTACAAATTTCTCAAAATTATTTATCCTCCATAGAAAAGGTAAATAACTTATTGCTCGATAAAGAAAACCACATTAAAAAAAATGTAATTAAAATATCAAAATTACAAGAGTGGCGAGATATCATCGTCAAGATAAAAGCACTCGCTAAAGAGGGTAATTTCATTAACGAAATAAAACGCTATTTTAAAGCAGATTCAGAAGAAAACACGAACAACCCAGAACATCTTTTTATTGTAAATAAAGAAACGCTTGCAGATGATAAAACAGCACTAACCTTTATAAAAAAATGTATTGCAGATCTTAATTTAGCTTTGTCATCAAACTTAAAGTTAAAAAACTGGAAACACTTAAATGAAATTACAGGCTATCCTTTTATTTCAGAAGAACAAATGTGGGAGTTCGAATATGAAAAAATGGAATCTAAAGATAAAACACATCGTTTTTTTTATGATGAAATAGATTTAAGCCTGCGTCACAAAGCCTTTTTATTAGCAACCCATTATTGGGAGGCAAGGTGGATTTTAGAAACAGAAGATGTCTTAGAAAATGAAACCGAAAAAGGAACCGGAGAAAAAACCGTCATTGCAAAATGGAAACGAAGAGCAATGCTTACACCATGTTTTGTGGCAACCTTATATACAGCACCAACACATTTTTTATTCAGCCAGTTTCAAGGAGAGAATGAAAACGGGAAACCAATTTTCGAGTACCTTCCTTTATTTAACTTTCTAGATTTATTAATTATAGATGAAGCAGGTCAAGTAACACCAGAGGTTAGTATTCCTATTTTTTCATTAGCACAAAAAGCTATAGTGGTGGGAGATTTAAAACAGATAGAACCAATTTGGTCTATTCCACCAAAAATAGATTATGGTAATTTAACCAACCAAAATATTGTAACAGACCACTCTCAAAAAGAATATCTAAATAATATAGGGTTTTTAGCATCTAGTGGAAGTATCATGAAAATGGCTCAAAATGCCTGCGAATACGAAACCCCTTTAGTGAGTAAAAAAGAAAACGGATTGTTGCTATTAGAGCATAGAAGATGTAATGATGAAATTATTGGTTTTTGTAATGAACTAGCTTATGATGGTATCTTAAAACCGATGAAAGGTAAAGCGCATAAAGATCAAATATTTGCGTCTATGATGGCATATCATGTAGAAGGAGTTAGTGAACGTAAATTTAACAGCCGTCATAATATGAATGAGGTAAAAGCCATCATTTTATGGATAAATAGACATAAAGAAGACATTCAAAAGGCTTATAATGTAGTTAATATAGAAAGTGTTTTAGGTATTATTACACCATTTGCAAGTCAGAAAACAGAACTGTCCAAAGCTTTAGTTCAATCTGGGTTTAAAGTAAATGATATAAAATTAGGTACCGTGCATGCACTTCAGGGTGCAGAGCGAAATATTGTATTATTTAGTTCTGTATATAGTAATCAAGATGAAGGTGTACTGTTTTTCGATAGAGATAACAAACCAAACATGTTAAATGTGGCAGTTTCAAGAGCCAGAGATAGCTTTATTCTATTTGGAGACACTAGAATTTTTGATGAAACCAAAAACACACCTTCCGGAATTTTAAAAAAGCATTTAAATATGTTTGAAATGCCTACTTAA